CGCTTCGACGAGGCACTCGCCGGCGACCTGATGATCCCGCAGGCCTTGCCGGTGCTGGACGCGGTGATCGCCTCCACGCTCCCGGCCGACGAGAAGCTCCGGCTAATCGGCAGCTTCGATCTCGCTCTGGGGCTGGGGCTGCTCGACCTCGATCGGCGCGACCTCTCGGTGCAGCCCAAGGATGCGGCGCTGGCAGACGCGGAGGTCGAGGCGTTGCTCGACAATCGGCAGGCCGCACGGGCCGCCAAGGATTTCGCGGCGTCGGATGCGGCGCGCGATAGCCTCAAGGCCGCCGGCATCGAGATCATGGACGGCGATCCGCTCCGCTGGGAATGGCGCCCCCAACTCACCGACTGAGTGTTTTCGACGCCCGTCCGGCTCATATTTTCCTCATGACTTAATCCGGCCCAACCGGCATGATGCACCTTACAGGGGCATGGCGCTGCGGGGGCAAGGCGCATGGGGGGATCGCGCGCGATCAGGCTGCTCAGCGTCGTCGGCACACGGCCGGAGGCGATCAAGATCGCGCCTGTGGCGCTGGCGGCCGCCCCACGCTCCCACATCAATCATCGTATCCTCGCCACCGGCCAGCATGGCGAGCTGTTCGACGAGGCGCTGGCCGACTTCGGGCTGCATCCCGAGCTGAGATTGCCGCCCCTCCTGCATGACTCCTCTCTCGACGTGATGACGGCGCGTTTCGCCGATGCGATCGCCGCGACCCTCCGCTCGGAACGACCCGACATGGTGCTGGTCCAGGGCGACACAACCTCCGCTTATGCCGGCGCGATCGCCGCACATCGGCTCGGCCTCCCGATCGGCCATGTCGAGGCCGGCCTGCGCTCGCACGATCTTCACTGTCCCTGGCCGGAAGAGCGCAACCGCGTGATGATCGACCGGCTCGCCACCCTGCTCTTCGCCCCGACGTCGGAGGCCAGGGCCAATCTCGTGGCCGAGGCGGGCGTCGTGACCGGCATCGTTACGGTGACGGGCAATACCGGCATCGATGCCCTGCTCGCCATGCGGGCGAGGCTCCCCGCCCCCACGAGCAGCGCGGACCAGGCCCTGATCCTGCTGACCTGCCACCGAAGGGAGAACATCGGCACCGGCATCGAGGCGATCTGCGATGCCGCACGCCGTCTGGCCGATCGCGGTGACGTCATGATTCTCTGCCCGGTCCACCCCAATCCCGCCGTCGGCGACATTGTGCGCGCTCGCCTTGCCGAGCATCCGGCGATCACGCTGACCGGCGCGCTGCGCTATCGCGACGTCGTGGCGGCGATGGCGGCGGCACGGTTGATCCTCATCGATAGCGGCGGCATCCAGGAGGAAGCCCCCGCGCTCGGCATTCCCGTGCTGGTGCTGCGTGACGTCACCGAACGGCCGGAGGGGCTGGCGACCGGCAATCTCGCGCTGGTCGGCACCGATGCGGATCGGATCGTCGTCACCGCATCGCGCCTGCTCGACGATCCCGCCGCCCATGCCGCCATGGCGTGCCCCGCCTTTCCCTTCGGACAGGGCGATGCGGCGACGAAGATCCTCGATGCCATCGAACAATATTTCTCGTCAGACCCGCCTGACGATCATCCATTGCCTTTCGGGCACGCGTCGATCATGGACGTCGCCCGATAAGGAGCAAGATCATGGCCACCGCCTGGGCCCCCGAAAGCTGGCGCGGATTTGAAGCGCGACAGTTGCCCGAATATCCCGATGCCGCTGCGCTTGCCGCCGCCGAAGCCAAGGTCGCGAACTTTCCGCCGCTGGTCTTTGCCGGCGAGGCGCGCGCGCTGACGGCCGAACTCGCCACCGTGGCAGCCGGCAAGGGCTTTCTGCTCCAGGGCGGCGATTGCGCCGAGAGCTTCGCGGAATTCCATCCGAACAACATCCGCGACACCTTCCGCGTCATCCTCCAGATGGCGGTGGTGCTGACCTATGCGTCCAAGCTGCCGATCGTGAAGGTCGGCCGCATGGCGGGCCAGTTCGCCAAGCCGCGCTCGGCCAATATGGAGGAGATCGGCGGCGTCTCGCTGCCCAGCTACCGCGGCGACAATGTCAACGACATCGCCTTCACCCCGGAATCGCGCACCCCCGATCCCGAGCGGATGATACGCGGCTACAACCAGTCCGCCTCGACGCTCAACCTGCTGCGGGCTTTCGCGCAGGGTGGCTACGCCAATCTCGTGCAGGTCCACCGCTGGACGCTCGACTTCATGGGCCGCAGCCCATGGGCCGAGCGCTACCAGGCACTGGCCGACCGGATCAGCGACGCGCTCGACTTCATGGCCGCCTGCGGCATCGATCCCGAGACGCAGCCGCAGCTCCAGGGCACGCATTTCTACACCAGCCACGAAGGGCTGCTGCTCCCCTATGAGCAGGCGATGACGCGCCAGGATTCGCTGACCGGCGACTGGTACGACACCTCCGCCCACATGATCTGGATCGGCGACCGCACCCGCTTCGAAGGCTCGGCGCATGTCGAATATCTGCGCGGCATCGGCAACCCGATCGGCATCAAATGCGGCCCGAGCCTCGAGCCGGACGTGCTGCTGCGCCTGCTCGACACGCTCGATCCCGCCCGCGCGCCGGGTCGGATCACGCTGATCACCCGCTATGGGCACGACAAGATCGAGAAGGGCCTCCCCGCCCTCGTCCGCGCGGTCAAGCGCGAGGGGCGCCCGGTGGTGTGGTCGTGCGATCCGATGCACGGCAACGTCGTCAAGGCCGCCAACGGCTACAAGACGCGCCCGTTCGAGCGCATCCTCGCCGAAGTCCGCGGCTTCTTCGCGGTGCATCGCGCCGAGGGGACGCATGGCGGCGGCATCCATGTCGAGATGACCGGCCAGAATGTCACCGAATGCACCGGCGGCGCGGTCGCGATCACCGACGAGGGGCTGGCCGCGCGCTATCACACCCATTGCGATCCGCGCCTCAACGCCGGCCAGTCGCTCGAACTCGCCTTCCTGCTCGCCGATATGGTGAACCAGGAAATGAAGGAACGCGAGCGCCGCGCCGCCTGATTGATTTTCCATATTGACGCGGAGCCGGCTCGCCCATAGAGAGCCGGCTCCGCGCTCTACGGCCCCTTCGTCTAGCGGTTAGGACGTCGCCCTCTCACGGCGAAAACACGAGTTCGATTCTCGTAGGGGTCACCAGCGAAAGATCTTTGCCATCTATCGGTAGGATCGCCTGTTTGACCGACTCTGGACCATTGCGTTTGTCGCGAGCTCCAGGATGGAGCCGGCTCAGACGAGATCGAGCGCTACCGGTCGGGTGTCGGGAAACACCGTGGCGAGCCGATTGCTCCCTAGTCCGAACTGGCGCTGGACGATGCCGCCGATGAGCTCCCGATAGTCGGTCAGCACGGGCAGGTCGCGCTGCTGGTTGAGCGTCTCGGCGGTGATCCGCACCTGCGGGCCGGCGATCCGGCCGCCGCGCACGCCGCCGCCGATCACCCAATAGACGCTGCCATGGCCGTGGTCGGTGCCCTTATCGCCATTTTCGCGGAAGGTCCGCCCGAATTCGGAAACCACCACGACTGTGGTGTCGCGCCAGGCGTCCGGGCCGATTTCCTGCGCGAAGCCGGCGAGTCCACGGCCCAACTCGCCGATCCGGCCGGCAAGATAGCCCTGCGCGCCGCCCTGGTTGACGTGCGTATCCCATCCGCCGACATCGACGAAGGCGAGATTATATTGTTCGCGCATCAGCGTGCCGATCCGGCGGGCGGAGAGCTCGAACCCCTTGGGAGTGACCGCGCCGCGGCTTGCCTGCGTCATCTCGTCGGCAAGCGACTTGAACACCGTCTCACGCGTCGCGAAGCCTTCGGCGACCGCATCGGCGAGAGCCGCATCGCCCAAGCGATTGGTCGTGTACATCGCCTCGATCAGCTTCGCCTCGCGCGGGTCGATCGTCGGCTTTAGGTTGCCGTTGAGGGCGATGTTGGGAATGGGCTGGTTCGCCATGCCCTGGAAGCAGAGCGGCACCTGTGCCGAGAAGGCCATCGGCCGATCCGTGCCGAGCGCGACCGCCAGCCGGGCCATGAAGCCCGAGCGGAAGTCGCGCGATCCTGCAATCGGTTGGCCGAGCTCGATCGTATCCTGCGTCTCGAAATGGCTGCGGCTCATGTCGTCGGTCCCCGCGAACGGCACGAATGCGATCTGCCGCTTCTGCCACAGCGGATAGAGACTGTCCCTCAGTGCCGGGTGCATCGCCCAGTCTCCGTCGAGCGGCAGCGCGGCGTCCGGATTGGACGGATCGGGGGCGTGCAACCCAATCGTCGGTCGCGCCTGGTGGTAGAAGTCGCTGCCGACCGGCGCGACGATGTTGGCGGCATCATAGGCACCGCGCAGGAAGACCAGCAGCAGGCGTCCCGATCCGGCGGCGGGCGTTGCGAACGCGCGACCGGCGACGATCATCGGAGCGAAGGCGGCAGCGGCCTTGAGCAGGTCTCGGCGATGCATGATGCTCATCTCCTTTCAGCGGTGCATGAATGCGGGGGAGGAGAGATAGAGCGCATTCCACTCCTGCGGCGAGGACGCCTGCGCCAGCACCTTGACGGTCGACGGGCCCAGCTGTCGCTGAAGCGACTGGTAGAAAAGCGCGTTCTGGATCTGCGGGAAAGCCGGTTGCTCGGGCTTCGCGCCATCGCGCGGCTTGAACAGCCCCGCCGCGCCGCCGCCGATCGATTGCGCGATCTCGAAGCGCGTCTCCATCTGGCCCGGACCCGACCAGGCGGGGGACGCCATCGCATAACCGTCGGGCGTCTCGTGCTGGAACAGTCCCTCGCTCATCCGCTGGAGCCAGTTTGACAGCGGATCGGTGTTCAGGATGGTGCGGCCGTCATAGGCGAGGCGCACCGCCGAGACCGCATAGTGGATCGGATCCTTGAAGCGCTTGCCGAGGGATGCCTTGAATTCGGGCGAGCGGAACAGCGTGCGCAACACTGCGGCGATGTCGCCATGGCTATGCTGGAACGTCGCCGCCATGCGCGCGACGAGAGCGGGCGGTGGCGCATCGTCGGCAAAATAGGTCGCGATTTCGGTGGAGACATGACGCGCTGTGGCAGGAGAGGCGGCGATCAGGTCGAGCGCCTGCTCGACCTCGTCGAAGCCGCTGCCACGGATCGTGCGGCCAAGGAATTGCTTGTCGCCAAAATCGTGGCGGGCGGGATTGAACTCGAACAGCCCGGCGCGGACATATAATGGCTGCCATGCCGGCTTGAGCTTCGGCATGTCCGGCTTGAGGCTCACGCCGACCCCCGTGAAGATACGCGCGAGCTCCTGCACGTCCTTCTGGGTATAGCCCGAGCCCACCCCCATGGTGTGCAGCTCCATGATCTCGCGGGCATAATTCTCGTTGATGTGGTTCGCTGCATTCTGGTCATTGTCGAGATAGCGCAGCATCGCGGGGTGGCGCAGCGTCGCCTCGAGCAGGTCGCGGAAACGGCCGAGCGCATGCGGGCGGATCGCCTGATCTTCATAATCACTGACCATCGCACGGATGTCGCGCTTGTTCGCTTGCACGTTGAAGTGGTTGAACCAAAACCACGTCATCTGTTCCCGCAACTGGTCCGGCGCGTAGAGATCGCGGAGCAGCGACCGCGACTGCGCTTCGCGACCGAGATCGTTCATGGCCATGTTGTAGGCGTCGCGCGCGGCCTTTTTCTGACCGGGATCGGGGATCGCGCTGGCTGCCCTGTTCTGCGCGTCCATCTCGACCACGAGTTGGGCCACCGGCTCCTGTGTGATCCGCATCGCATCGACCTGCGCCTGCGCAGCCGGGGGCAGAGATGCAGGCGGCGCACGGAGCTGATCGTCAAGAAAATGGGACGAACCGCCGGCCGCCATCTTGTCCAGGCTCTCGCTATCGATCCCCCAGGTCAGACGATCGACCAGCGCGACGTCGATCGAGGTGGGAGCGGCCCGTGCCGGTACAGCCAGAGCACCTGCGATGGCAGCCAACCCCAGCCTCGCCAGCTTCGGCGACAGCGCTGCCCAACTGGTTCCGCCGCTGATCATCGCCTTCGTATCCAAAGCGCCCGCGACCACGGAGCGCCCGATCACTGTGCGGTCAGAATGATGAATGCTCTCCGAATATCCCAAGGGAAGTGGAACGAGCAGGTGGGATGCTATCGACCGCCTACCGCAAAAGCTGCACAGCTAGGCCATGAACAATCCCAGACCATCGCGAACATCGTGTTCGAACATGATCGTCACCGCAAAGCCCAGCCATACCAGCACACAGCGTCCACGGATGCTCGGTTTGATGGGCATCTTCGGGTCTGCGTTCGGGATTGCTGCCGAGAGTCGTTGATCGGCAAGGCCTCGCAATCCTGCGGTCGACCGCATCGACAGCGGGAAGACCCACAAAGCGACATCAACGCCGTCCCAAGCTGACCTTCGCTCTGGAAGAGATCTTACCGATGCCGCGTGGCGCCTGATCGCGCCGCATCCATCCCCCTTCGACCATGCCGACGGCGGCGGTGGTCGATGCGTCGGATCAATGAGGCGATCCTCTATGTGCTGCGATCCGGCTGTCCCTGGCGGCTTCTGCCCGACAGCTTTTCGCCGTGGGGCACCGTTTATGGGTGGTTCTCCGAATTGCGTGACGGTGGCGTGTTAGAGAGCCTGAACCATCATCTGGTTCCGCGCGATCGTGCCCGCCTCGGTCGCGCGCCCTGCCCATCGGCCGCCGTGATCGATCGCCAAAGCGTGAAGACGACCGAGGCGGGCGGGCCGAAAGGCTAAGATTCTGACAAGAAGGTCATGGGGCGCAAGCGCCACGCCATGACCGAAACCGATGGGCGCGCCTTCCAACTGCTCGTTCATCCAGCCGACGTGCAGGACCGCAATGGCGCGGCACCGCTCCCCGGCAGCCTCCTAAGTCCGCACACATTCTCAAAACATATTGCCTCGGCCCGAAAATATTGATCTGAGTTATACTCTAACCTTTATTTTGTGAATCGAGCCAATGCGTGGACCCGGAGGGACCAGCGATAAGTTGAGCAGGTCCACTATTGAAGGGTCAGTTTGATGAGCAACGATCATGACATCAAGACGCTGAACTCGCTGATCGAAACGGTCATCGATAGCGCGGACGGCTATACGGAGGCGTCAAAGGCCGCCCAAGGCTCGCGTTTCGAGGAGATCTTCCGGCGTCGCGGCGCCGAGCGCCAGCAACTGACGACCGAATTGCAGGGCAAAGTCCGATCGCTGGGCGGCGAGCCCGAGAGCGACGGCACGCTGTTGGCCGGTGCCCATCGCCTGTTCCTCAATCTGCGGAACAGCATGTCGAGCGACGACACGACCATCGTCGATCAGGTCGAGGCGGGCGAGGATCACATCAAGCACAAGTTCGAGGACGCCCAGCGCGACAAGGAACTGAGCCCGGCGACGCGCGCCGACATCGATCGGGCCTATCTGATCGTGAAGGCCGGGCATGACGAGATCCGCGATCTCAAGCACGCCCTGCACGCAAGCGGCTGAGGCTGACGCCGCGGCGACCTGGCCGCCCCGGCGCACCCGGCCACAAAAGCGCAGAAGCCGCTAAGGGTCGCAAGCGCCAGACAGGCACTTGGCGATCTTTCCGGTCAATCATCGCAAGGGAGCCCGCGTTGCGGATAGCGATCATTGCGCATCTCAAACACGCGATCGGCGAGCCGTTCGCGGGCGGTCTTGAGACGCACACCCACATGCTGGCAAAGGCTCTGCAGCGCCGTGGGCATGCCGTTACGGTCTTCGCCTCGACCCGATCGGATCCGGCGCTCGGCGTCGAGGCGATCTGCGACGAGACGTCGCTGCTGACGACGGGAACCGACGAGGCGAACGACGTCGCCTTCTTTCGCGAGCACCACGCCTATCTGCGGCTGATGACCGCGTTGCGCACGCGCGATTTCGACGTGATCCACAACAATTCGCTGCATTATCTGCCGGTCAGCATGGCGGATACCCTCGCCACGCCGATGGTGACGACCCTGCACACGCCGCCCTTCTGTTGGCTGGAAAGCGGGATGAGACTGGGTGCCGGCGCGTCGCGCTTTGCGGCGGTGTCGACTGCGACCGCACGGCTCTGGTCGCACGTGGCATCGGTCGATCACATCGTGTCCAACGGCATCGATCTCACCCATTTTCCCTATCGCGCGACACCGGACCCCGAGCCGTATCTGGTCTGGTACGGGCGGATCGTGCCGGAAAAGGGGCTCGATCTCGCGATCGATGCCGCCCGGCGCGCCGGCCTCCCGTTGCGCATCGCCGGCCCCATTTCCGATCGCGCCTTCTTCGCCGCCCACATTGCACCGCGACTGGGGCCAGATATCGTCCATGTCGGCCATCTGTCGCACGAGGCGCTGGCCCGTCTCGTCGGCGGTGCGCGGGCAGCCCTGTGCTCTCCGCGCTGGGAGGAACCCTACGGCCTCGTGGTCGCCGAGGCGCTGGCCTGTGGCACGCCGGTCGCCTCCTTCCGGCGCGGCGGCGTACCCGACATCGTCGACGCGTCGTCCGGAATCCTCGCCGAGCCGGATGACGTCGATGCGCTCGCCGCTGCGGCGCGACAGGCGATGGCGCTCGACAGGTCCGCCTGCCGCCGCCGGGCGGAAGCGTGCTGCGACGCCGAGCGGATGGTCGATGCCTATGAACGGATTTATGCCGACATGGTCGCACAACCGCTACGGCTGGTCAGACCCGCGACGCCGACGGACCTCGAGCCGATCCTGAGCGTCGCCTGATGCGCCCATTCTGCGTCTGCGTGCCGGCGCGCAACGAGGCGAAGCATATCGCGACGCTGATCGATGCGCTCTCGACGCAGACGATCGCGGAGCCGGTGCGGCTCGCATTGTGCGTCAACAACAGCGACGACGACACGCTCGGGGTTGCGCAGTCGGCGGCCGAAGCCAGCGATGGCCGCGTCGTGCTCGACGCGATCGAGCGCGCCTTCCCGCCGCCACTCGCCCACGCCGGCTCGGCGCGGCGTGCAGCGATGGAGCTTGGCGCGGAGCGGATCGGCGACCATGGCCTGCTGATCTCGACCGATGCGGACTGCCGCCCGCCGCCCGCATGGATCGTGGCCAACCTCGCATCAGCCGCGCAGGACGAACTCATCGTGGGCGGCCGGATCGATCTCGACGATCGCGAACCGGCGCCACCGGCCCTGTTCGGGCTGAAGCAGCGGTTCGATCGCTATTGGGAGCAGGTGCGCGCGATCGAGGATGCGGTCGATCCGCTGGCCTGGGATCCGGCGCCGCGTCATGGCGACCATACCGGCGCCAGCCTGGCGCTGGGCGTGGCGCTCTATCGTCGCGCCAGCGGTGTTCCCTTGCTGGCGACGGGCGAGGATCGCGCGCTGGTCGAGGCGGCGATCGCGGTCGGTGGGCGGCTCGTCCATCCGGTCACGGTCTCGACGCGGGTTTCGGCGCGCACCGTCGGGCGCGCCGCGGACGGGATGGCGCTGGAAATGCGTCGCTGGATCGAGGCGATCGAGGACGGTCGCACGCCGCTGGTTCCCGCCTTCGATCATTGGCGTGAACGCGCCGATTGGCGTCGCCGGATGCGCGCCGGCCACGCCGATGTCGCGAATGCGGAGCACCTGTTGCCGGCGATGCCGTGCGACATGGCCCTGCCGGAGCGGTGACGGCATGACGCGACCGATCGGCTATTATGTCCATCATCAGGGCGACGGGCACCGCCAGCGCGCGCTCGCCATCGCCCGCGCAGCAGGAGGCGCGGTGACGTTGCTCGGCACCGGGCTCGCCGGGCGGACGGGCGCGATTCCCGCCGTCGATCTGGCGGATGATCGCGTGTCCGGCGATCTGTTCGATGGCCGCGATCATGGCGACCGGCCCGCCTCCCTGCACTACGCCCCGACTGACCATGACGGCATCCGGCGGCGCGTGGCGCAGATCAGCGGGTGGATCGCCGAGGCGCGCCCGGCGCTGATGGTGATCGACGTCTCCGTGGAGGCAGCGATGCTGGCGCGGCTGGCGTCGGTGCCGACGGTCTATGTGCGGCTGAATGGCCTTCGTGACGATCGTCCCCATCGCGAGGCATTCGACGCCGCGGCGGCGCTGCTCGCGCCTTTTCACGCGGCGCTCGACGATGCGGCGATACCGCAAGCCGTGCGACGGAAGACATTCTACGCGCCCGGCATCGTCGTGCCGACCGCCGTAACGAGCGCCGATCCCGGCCTCGTTCTCGGTGTCGTCGGTCGCGGCGGCGGCACAGGAGACGGGACGCTATGGGCTGAGGCTGCGCGATCCGTTCCCGAACGGCGCTGGCGGGTGATCGGCCCGTGTAGCGTACCGAAGCATCCTCCGGCCAATCTCGAAATATGCGGATGGGTCGATGATGCCGATCGGATGATTGCGCAAGCGGGTATCGTCGTCGGTGCGGCGGGCGACGGGCTGGTCGGATCGGTGATCGCCAACCGCCGCCCCTTCCTGTGCCTGCCCGAGCCACGCCCTTATGCCGAGCAGACGTCCAAGGCAGCGCGACTGTCGGCGCTGGGCGCGGCCGTCGTCGCCCCTTGCTGGCCTGCCCGCGACGATTGGCGCGATTTGCTCGACCGCGCCGCTGCGCTCGATCCCGCCAAGCTCGCATCGCTCGACATGACGGACGGCGCGGGCCGCGCGGCGCGGTGGCTGCAGGCGCTCGCCGACGCGCCAGACGAACAGAGGAGAATGACGGCATGACTCCGACACCGGCGGTGCGTCCCGGCGAACAAGGCGATCTGGTCGAGCAACTCGCGGCGCTGGGCGCGCGCCACGACGCCGCGCCACGCTTTCCCGCGGAGAGTCTGCGACTGCTCTCGGACGACGGACTGCATCGCCGGTTCGCGCCGATTGCGGCCGGGGGCGAGGCGTTCGCCGATGAGCGCGCGCGCCACGATGCGATCCGCGATGCGTTGCGCGTGGTCGGGCGCGGCGATCTCAGTGTCGGCCGTCTCTACGAGGGTCATGTCAACGCGCTGCTGCTGTTCGGCTGGTATGCGACGCCGGCACAGACGGCGTGGCTGTCCGATGCGCTCGATCGGGACGCCTGGTTCGGCGTCTGGGCGAGCGAACCGCCGCCGGGCGTCCGCCTGGTCCCTAGTGACAGCCCGATGCTCGACGGCGCCAAGCATTTCGCCAGCGGTGCGGGCGGCCTCGATCACGCGCTGGTCACCGTCGCGATCGAGGGCGACGGGCGCGGTCTCGCGATCGTGCCTGCCAATGATCCCGCACGCACGGACAGCAGCGGCTGGCGCGTTCGCGGCATGCGCGCGAGCGTCAGCGGCCGCTATGACCTGACCGGCCTCGCGATCGCGCCATCGATGCTGCTGGGGGCGCCCGGCGATTATGATCGCGATCCGCGCTTCACGGCCGGCGCCTGGCGGTTTTGCGCGGTCCAGCTCGGCGGGATCGAAGCGTTGCTCACCGAAGTGCGCCGATCGTTGGGGGACGCCGCCCGCGCGGACCCGATCGCGCGCGCGCGTTTCGCCGATGCGCTCGTCGCGACGCGAACCGCCGGCTTCTGGGTCGCGGAGGCCGCCGCCCGCACCGCCGACGAGCATCCCGACGCCGTCCCGGTGGCACGGCTCGCGCGCGGCGTGGTCGAGCGTGCCGGGCTCGATGTGATGGAGGCCGCCGCCCGCTTGCTCGGCACGCGCAGCGCGTTCGACGGCCAGCGCGCGGACAAGATCATCCGCGATCTCTCGCTTTACCTGCGCCAGGCCGGTCCGGACCATGCCCGCGACGAGGCTGCGCTGGCCTGTCTCGAGCATGACCCATGGCCGGCGGGCGATCGGCTGTGGTGAGAGCCGAGCCGCTCACAGGCAGCGTCTGGGCCCGCGCCCGCTGGGTGGTCATCGCCCCGCACCCGGACGACGAAACGCTCGGCGCTGGCGCGCTGATCGCTCAGGCGGCGGCGGCAGACAGGTTCGGCGGCGTCGTCTACCTGACCGACGGAACGGGATCGCATCCTGCGGGCACGCCCCGTCTCGCATCGATCCGCCGAGCAGAAGCCCGCACCGCGATCCACCGCCTGATCGCTGAAAGCCCCTCCATTACGCGCATGGGCTGGCAGGATGCGCGCCCGCATGATCCGGCCAGCGCGCGCTTCGATCGCGATGCCCGCCGGCTCGGCGCGCTGCTCCGTCGTAGCCGTATCGACGCGGTCGCGGTGACGGGGCCCAGCGAGCGCCATTGCGATCATGTCGCGGCCTATTGGCTAGCCGAGGCCGCGATCCGCCACGCACGCCGCCGCGTTGCACTGTTCCTCTATGGCGTCTGGGGCGACCCGCCCGGTAACGGTTGCCGCCTGCTGCGGACCCGTCCGCTCGCGCCGGGCATCAGGCGCCGCGCGCTCGCCGCGCATCGCAGCCAGCTCTCGCTCGCTTATGGCGCAGGATTCCGGCTTCCCCGCGCCAAGCAGCGGATGCCGCCGGCCGACATCCTCTGGCTTCGGGAACCGAACCGATGAGCGCACGATCGAGCCTCGATGCCGCCTATTTCGACGGCATCTTCGACGGTGACGATGATCCGTGGGATCTCGCCTCGAGCGACTATGAGGCGAGCAAGTTCGAGCGGACCCGCGCCGCTCTGGCCGGCCGACGCTATCGCCGGGCGATCGAGATCGGCTGCGCGCATGGGGTGCTGACCAGTTATCTGGCGCCGCTGTGCGACGATCTGCTCGCGATCGATATCAGCGACAAGGCGCTCGCCAGGGCGCGACGGCGCGTCGGCGATCGATCCGGTGTGACCTTCGCGCATAGGGCGTTTCCGGGCGAGGCGCCCCGGACGCCCGGCTTCGATCTCGCGATCCTGTCGGAGGTCGCTTATTATTGGAGCGTGGTCGATCTCGATCGCGCGGCCGCGTGGCTGCGCACGCACATCGCCCCCGCCGGTCGGATCGTCCTGGTCCACTTCACCGGCAAGACCGACTATCCGCACAGCGGCGACGAGGCGGTGGAGACCCTGTGGCAGAATCTGGGGGCCGATTTCACATCCATCGTCGCGCAGCGCTACGACCGCTATCGGCTCGACCTGTGGGAAAGGCGATGAACGGCGTCTCGGTCCTGACGCTGGTCCGCAACCGGGCGGCGCATCTCGATAATCTCGTCGAGGGCCTGTCACGAAGCGATCGCCGGCCCGACGAGCTCGTCGTGATCGACATGAGCGACGAGCCCGTGACGCCCGGCGCCCAAGCCTTTCCGGTCCACATCGAGCGCATGCCGACGCAGGGGCTCCCGCTGGCAGCCGCGCGCAACCGCGCCGCCGCGCTCGCGCACCACGATCGGCTCGTCTTCCTCGATGTCGACTGCATACCGACGGCTGCGTGTATCGGGCGCCTCGCCGACGCGCTCGAGCGCCAGGACGCGCTGCTCTGCGCGGATGTCCGCTATCTCGGCCCGGGCGATGCGTCGCCCGGCTGGACGGAGGACAGCCTGCTCGCCCGCGGCCGGGCGCATCCCGTTCGGACCTTTCCCGCCCACGGCCTGCGCGAGGAGCCCAACCCCGGCCTGTTCTGGTCGCTGGCCTTCGCGATCCGCAAGCGGCGTTTCGAGGCGCTGGGGGGCTTCGACGAACGCTTCGTCGGCTATGGCGGAGAGGACACCGATTTCGGCTTCCGCGCCGCGGCGGCTGGCCTTCCGCTGCTGTTCGTCGGCGGGGCGATCGCCTGCCACCAACATCATGACAGCTACGAGCCGCCCGTGCAGCATGTCGCCGACATCGTGCGGAACGCGACCATATTTCACGCGCGATGGGGTCGCTGGCCGATGGAAGGATGGCTCGACGCCTTCGCCGCGATGGGGCTCGTGCGCTGGACCGATCAAGAGCTGGTGCTGCGTCGCCCGCCGACGCAGGACGAGCATGACGCGACCCGATCGAGTTGGCCGCTGCAATAGGGAGCCGTGGGCAGACCGAACGAGCCACGCCCGGTCGGACTGACTTCGGCCAAGACCGCTGCCTGATTTTTTGAAG
This genomic window from Sphingomonas abietis contains:
- a CDS encoding glycosyltransferase family 2 protein, whose protein sequence is MNGVSVLTLVRNRAAHLDNLVEGLSRSDRRPDELVVIDMSDEPVTPGAQAFPVHIERMPTQGLPLAAARNRAAALAHHDRLVFLDVDCIPTAACIGRLADALERQDALLCADVRYLGPGDASPGWTEDSLLARGRAHPVRTFPAHGLREEPNPGLFWSLAFAIRKRRFEALGGFDERFVGYGGEDTDFGFRAAAAGLPLLFVGGAIACHQHHDSYEPPVQHVADIVRNATIFHARWGRWPMEGWLDAFAAMGLVRWTDQELVLRRPPTQDEHDATRSSWPLQ